The Helianthus annuus cultivar XRQ/B chromosome 16, HanXRQr2.0-SUNRISE, whole genome shotgun sequence genome includes a window with the following:
- the LOC110915026 gene encoding uncharacterized protein LOC110915026, with protein sequence MDIPKHGEKWRTWKGLLKSRGYDPSLTSDKIVTQHTNNDDRVNPTQFKELVTHWFTLKFQTTCAAKRLSRSKMKEPHVTGTKSFARLAHEVATKNDGVYLTRGEMCIITTRTHKDESFVDDKAANVVASLKAIANDSVSKPIDSHDFTNDEYSKVKGTEKRGYVRLVGRMPAIKSNGDSSTNSHTIHELQSVVNVMMNIIQERIPDANLPIVLSNMNIQVPRVGSSAPSNSLPSKEL encoded by the exons ATGGATATTCCAAAACATGGGGAAAAATGGAGAACGTGGAAAGGTTTATTAAAGTCACGTGGATATGATCCCAGCCTTACTAGTGACAAAATTGTGACGCAACATACTAATAATGACGATAGAGTGAATCCAACTCAATTTAAAGAACTTGTTACTCATTGGTTCACTCTGAAATTTCAG ACTACATGCGCTGCAAAAAGATTGAGCCGCTCAAAGATGAAGGAGCCTCATGTAACCGGGACAAAGTCGTTTGCTAGACTTGCTCATGAAGTG GCAACGAAGAATGATGGTGTATACCTGACCCGAGGAGAAATGTGTATAATAACAACTCGCACTCATAAAGACGAAAGTTTTGTTGATGATAAAGCAGCTAACGTTGTG GCTTCACTAAAAGCTATTGCAAATGACTCTGTAAGCAAACCCATAGATTCGCATGATTTTACAAATGATGAATACTCAAAAGTTAAAGGCACAGAGAAAAGAGGGTATGTTCGATTAGTTGGAAGAATGCCAGCCATAAAAAGTAACGGTGATTCTTCGACTAATTCACATACTATTCATGAGCTACAGAGTGTTGTGAACGTTATGATGAACATTATCCAAGAACGTATCCCCGATGCAAACTTGCCTATAGTTCTTAGCAATATGAACATACAG GTCCCTCGCGTTGGTTCTTCGGCTCCTAGCAACTCGTTACCTAGCAAGGAATTATGA